In Nicotiana tabacum cultivar K326 chromosome 19, ASM71507v2, whole genome shotgun sequence, one DNA window encodes the following:
- the LOC107765470 gene encoding putative E3 ubiquitin-protein ligase ARI2, translating into MEDYLSGDEDIYSSDQEEGLENEESDSRWASSTGNSCKVITRESLLVAQREELRRVMDLLSLREHHARSLLIHYRWDLERLFAVLVEKGKACLFAEAGVTVLEEVDFGSSVSSSSTVMCNICIEEVAGSDVTKMDCGHCFCNECWTEHFIVKIKEGQSKRIRCLAHKCFAICDEAVIRKLVSKRHPDLAEKFDRFLLESYIEDNKMVKWCPSIPHCGNAIRLETDDLCEVECSCGLQFCFSCLSEAHSPCSCLMWELWTKKCRDESETVNWITVHTKPCPKCHKPVEKNGGCNLVSCICGQAFCWLCGGATGRDHTWSHITGHSCGRYKEDQEKKAERAKRDLYRYMHYHNRYKAHTDSSTQESRLRDTIKEKVAILEAKESIVKDFSWITNGLYRLSRSRRALSFSYPFAYYMFGDDLFKDEMTKEEKEIKQHLFEDQQQQLEANIEKLSKAFEDPFDDFKAEEITEMRMQVINLSVVTDTLCKKMYECIETDLLGPLKFSCANIAPYKSKGIERATELNGGQSTKANNNITCQKAHDQTNGGSIELVQPSGSGTSDDSGCSSRKRRRIENSGGGFFDLNLPAELIDRN; encoded by the exons ATGGAGGATTACCTGAGCGGCGATGAAGATATATATTCTTCTGATCAAGAAGAAGGACTCGAGAATGAGGAGTCTGATTCCCGGTGGGCCTCTTCTACAGGAAATTCCTGCAAG GTAATCACAAGGGAGTCTCTCTTGGTGGCACAG AGGGAGGAGTTGCGGAGAGTGATGGACTTGCTCTCACTAAGAGAACACCATGCGAGATCCTTGCTTATTCACTACCGTTGGGATCTCGAGAGGTTGTTTGCGGTTCTTGTAGAAAAGGGAAAAGCTTGCTTATTTGCTGAAGCAGGGGTAACTGTGCTTGAAGAAGTTGATTTTGGATCATCTGTGTCTTCTTCTTCGACTGTGATGTGCAATATATGCATAGAAGAGGTAGCGGGGAGTGATGTCACAAAAATGGACTGTGGTCACTGCTTCTGCAATGAAT GTTGGACAGAGCATTTCATTGTGAAAATAAAGGAGGGGCAGAGTAAGAGAATAAGGTGCCTGGCTCATAAATGCTTTGCAATTTGTGATGAAGCCGTTATCAGAAAGCTCGTTAGTAAAAGGCATCCGGATTTGGCAGAGAAATTTGATCGGTTTCTCCTTGAATCATACATTGAGGACAATAAAATGGTGAAATGGTGTCCAAGTATCCCTCACTGTGGGAATGCTATACGGCTAGAGACTGATGATCTTTGTGAAGTAGAATGTTCATGTGGTTTACAGTTCTGTTTCAGTTGCTTATCAGAAGCACATTCACCTTGTTCTTGCTTGATGTGGGAACTTTGGACCAAGAAGTGCCGAGATGAATCAGAGACAGTTAATTGGATTACAGTTCACactaagccttgtccaaagtgtCACAAACCCGTTGAGAAGAATGGAGGTTGCAACCTAGTTAGCTGCATTTGTGGGCAAGCATTTTG TTGGCTATGTGGTGGAGCTACTGGCCGAGATCATACTTGGTCGCATATCACTGGTCACAGTTGTGGTCGTTATaaggaagatcaggagaagaaaGCTGAACGTGCTAAGCGTGATCTTTATCGCTACATGCATTATCACAATCGTTATAAAGCTCATACAGATTCTTCTACACAGGAGTCTCGTCTGAGGGATACTATAAAAGAAAAGGTGGCAATTTTGGAAGCAAAGGAGTCAATAGTGAAAGATTTTAGTTGGATTACAAATGGACTTTACAGGCTTTCCAGATCAAGACGGGCTCTCTCGTTTTCATACCCATTTGCGTATTATATGTTTGGTGATGACTTATTTAAGGATGAAatgacaaaagaagaaaaggaaataaagcaGCATTTATTTGAGGACCAGCAGCAGCAGCTTGAGGCAAATATTGAAAAGCTATCAAAAGCTTTTGAGGATCCATTTGATGATTTCAAAGCGGAAGAGATTACGGAAATGAGGATGCAAGTTATAAATCTCTCTGTGGTAACTGATACATTATGTAAGAAGAT GTATGAATGCATCGAGACTGATTTATTGGGACCTCTAAAGTTCAGTTGTGCAAATATAGCTCCATACAAGTCAAAGGGCATTGAGAGAGCAACAGAGCTTAATGGAGGACAGAGCACCAAAGCAAACAACAATATTACATGTCAAAAAGCTCATGACCAGACAAATG GAGGTTCCATAGAATTGGTTCAGCCATCAGGTTCTGGGACTTCAGATGACAGTGGATGCTCTTCAAGGAAGCGTCGAAGAATAGAGAATTCAGGTGGTGGTTTTTTCGATCTAAACTTGCCTGCCGAGCTCATTGATAGGAACTAA
- the LOC107765471 gene encoding uncharacterized protein LOC107765471, whose product MDRREPEKTDVLPSTALAYLDRNYWDKRFAQEEHYEWLKDYSHFRHLLQQHITPHSSVLELGCGNSQLSEELYRDGITELTCIDLSPIAVDKMKQRLVNKGYKEIKVLEADMLDLPFEDGCFDVVIEKGTMDVLFVDSGDPWNPHHATVEKVMKMLHEIHRVLKPEGIFISITFGQPHFRRRFFNHPEFTWSVEWNTFGETFHYFLYILKKGQRSSESEECGEKTRIPSISLYHDELEGEDYLFRTNIDEM is encoded by the exons ATGGACCGGAGAGAGCCGGAGAAAACAGATGTCCTTCCTTCTACAGCTTTGGCATATCTTGATCGGAACTACTG GGACAAGAGGTTCGCTCAAGAGGAACACTACGAATGGTTAAAAGATTATTCTCATTTCCGTCACCTTCTTCAACAACACATTACACCCCATTCTTCT GTGTTGGAGCTAGGATGTGGAAATTCTCAGTTGAGTGAAGAGTTATATAGAGATGGGATTACTGAATTGACCTGCATTGATTTGTCCCCCATTGCAGTCGACAAGATGAAACAAAGATTGGTTAACAAGGGCTACAAAG AAATAAAAGTGCTGGAAGCTGATATGCTAGACCTGCCTTTTGAAGATGGATGTTTTGATGTGGTTATAGAGAAAGGAACAATG GATGTGTTGTTCGTGGACAGTGGTGACCCCTGGAATCCACACCATGCAACAGTGGAGAAGGTGATGAAGATGCTTCACGAAATTCACAGAGTTCTAAAACCTGAGGGAATATTTATATCTATCACATTCGGTCAG CCGCACTTCAGGCGCCGGTTCTTTAATCATCCTGAGTTCACCTGGTCTGTTGAGTGGAATACTTTTGGCGAAACATTCCACTATTTTCTCTACATCTTGAAAAAG GGACAAAGATCATCAGAGAGCGAGGAGTGCGGGGAAAAGACTCGTATCCCATCAATATCTCTATACCATGAtgaattagagggtgaagactaTTTATTCAGAACCAACATTGATGAGATGTAA